A single window of Marinitoga hydrogenitolerans DSM 16785 DNA harbors:
- a CDS encoding 1-phosphofructokinase family hexose kinase, producing MDVMTVTLNPSLDREIIVEDFKCGQMFRISNPSNAVMEPGGKGVNVSKMLSKLGIENMALGFLGGFIGRVFLEKLLEDRNITANFIFVEEETRENIAILDLKNHTITQINSSGPRLQEIDIEHFIQRYENSLSLVEHVLISGSVPPNTPKDIYSKLVSMAKRRGITTYMESNGEHFNEAVEKACPAVVRVDLRKEKKYFDRNLKDMEDYIYAAEDIIKHGAKLSVLSYHVEGDVIATNEGVWLFKVNETIDRSHLFGVGDSFMTGIIYHILKNGYNYLEAAKFGMATAIAKVHHVEKYIENIEEINKYFNYFEVKKVK from the coding sequence ATGGATGTAATGACAGTAACGTTAAATCCTTCTCTTGATAGAGAAATAATAGTAGAAGATTTTAAATGTGGTCAAATGTTTAGAATATCGAACCCCTCAAATGCAGTTATGGAACCGGGTGGAAAAGGTGTGAATGTATCAAAAATGCTTAGTAAGTTAGGAATAGAAAATATGGCTTTGGGATTTTTAGGCGGCTTTATTGGAAGAGTTTTTTTAGAGAAATTATTAGAAGATAGAAATATTACAGCTAACTTTATTTTTGTCGAAGAAGAAACGCGTGAAAATATTGCTATATTAGATTTAAAAAATCACACAATTACTCAAATTAATTCTAGTGGGCCACGATTACAAGAAATAGATATTGAACATTTTATTCAAAGATATGAAAATTCATTATCTCTAGTTGAGCACGTTTTAATTTCTGGAAGTGTTCCGCCAAATACTCCTAAAGATATTTATTCAAAATTGGTTTCTATGGCAAAGAGAAGAGGGATTACAACTTATATGGAATCTAATGGAGAACATTTTAATGAAGCAGTAGAAAAAGCTTGTCCAGCAGTTGTTAGAGTAGATTTGAGAAAAGAAAAAAAGTATTTTGATAGAAACTTAAAAGATATGGAAGATTATATTTATGCCGCAGAAGATATTATTAAACATGGAGCCAAATTGTCAGTTTTAAGTTATCATGTTGAGGGTGATGTTATCGCTACAAATGAGGGAGTATGGTTATTTAAAGTTAATGAGACTATTGATAGATCTCATTTATTTGGAGTTGGAGATTCTTTTATGACGGGTATAATATATCATATTTTAAAAAACGGATATAATTATTTGGAAGCTGCAAAATTTGGAATGGCAACAGCT
- the murJ gene encoding murein biosynthesis integral membrane protein MurJ, whose protein sequence is MSELLKFTAIFASATMVSRFLGLFRDILFAYYFGRSGEYDAYIIAILLPFFLRRIFAEGAFSTVFVPLYTRKKNKDADIFASTAINFLLIITFSLYVIVYFFSPIFVKILGSGLSNDYFELSSNLMKITFPFITFISIWSIFSGILYNENNFFVSAVSPAITNIFTILGIIFSYVFSIKIYGPTIGFLMGGFFQMIFLFVYVKKKGHFHYYFSLKKEYVNEIMKLFIPAFFGVAISHINSIVDTNVATWAGEGGVATIQYALRLYQLPLAIFSVSIANVILPRLSKLSFNNQKEKFIQEFKDAILISLFLTIPASSGLVVLSREIIKLIYQRGNFTKEDTLITSFTLVMYSIGIIFYSIHGILVRNFYSKLNTKKPTRISFVMVLINIVLDIGLVRYMGVAGIGLATSISGLVGMLILGWDFFSQFNKKDYVDIIKIVLSTFIMSVILYFSKNMYASNLYTIFLILIGSSIYLLSSYFFGIKYLKNIIHFINKNKL, encoded by the coding sequence ATGTCTGAGTTGTTAAAATTTACAGCTATATTTGCTTCAGCTACAATGGTTAGTAGATTTTTAGGGTTATTTAGAGATATTTTGTTTGCGTATTATTTTGGTAGAAGTGGTGAATATGATGCGTATATAATCGCTATATTATTACCATTTTTTTTAAGACGTATATTTGCTGAGGGTGCTTTTTCAACTGTATTTGTTCCGTTATATACAAGGAAAAAAAATAAAGATGCTGACATTTTTGCCAGCACAGCAATTAATTTTTTATTGATAATTACATTTAGTTTATATGTAATAGTATATTTCTTTTCACCTATTTTTGTAAAAATACTTGGTAGCGGTCTAAGTAATGATTATTTTGAATTATCTTCTAATCTTATGAAAATAACTTTTCCATTTATTACATTTATTTCAATTTGGTCTATATTTTCAGGTATTTTATATAATGAAAATAATTTTTTTGTTTCAGCTGTTTCTCCAGCAATTACGAACATTTTTACTATATTAGGTATAATATTTTCATATGTATTTTCAATTAAAATATATGGACCAACTATTGGATTCCTTATGGGTGGATTTTTCCAAATGATTTTCTTGTTTGTTTATGTGAAAAAGAAAGGGCATTTTCATTATTATTTTTCGTTAAAAAAAGAATATGTAAATGAAATAATGAAACTTTTTATTCCAGCGTTTTTTGGGGTCGCTATATCTCATATAAATAGTATAGTAGATACAAATGTTGCAACGTGGGCAGGTGAAGGAGGAGTTGCTACTATACAATATGCTTTAAGATTATATCAATTACCTTTAGCTATTTTCTCTGTAAGTATAGCTAATGTGATTTTACCAAGATTATCAAAACTTTCTTTTAATAATCAAAAAGAAAAATTTATTCAAGAATTTAAAGATGCTATATTAATTTCGCTTTTTTTAACTATACCAGCATCATCAGGATTAGTTGTTTTAAGTAGAGAAATCATAAAACTCATATACCAACGTGGTAATTTCACAAAAGAAGATACATTGATAACTTCTTTTACACTTGTGATGTATTCAATAGGTATTATTTTTTATTCAATTCATGGGATTCTAGTTAGAAATTTTTATTCTAAATTAAATACAAAAAAACCCACAAGAATTTCATTTGTTATGGTTTTGATAAATATTGTTCTGGATATAGGTCTTGTAAGATATATGGGTGTAGCAGGAATAGGTTTAGCAACCAGCATTTCTGGTTTAGTTGGTATGTTAATTTTAGGTTGGGATTTCTTTTCGCAATTTAATAAAAAAGATTATGTGGATATTATTAAAATTGTGTTATCTACTTTTATTATGAGCGTAATTTTATATTTTTCAAAAAATATGTACGCTTCAAATTTATATACAATATTTTTAATTCTTATTGGTAGCAGCATTTACTTGCTCTCTTCATATTTCTTTGGAATTAAATATTTAAAAAATATAATTCATTTTATAAATAAAAATAAGTTATAA